The following are encoded in a window of Arctopsyche grandis isolate Sample6627 chromosome 2, ASM5162203v2, whole genome shotgun sequence genomic DNA:
- the LOC143922519 gene encoding LETM1 domain-containing protein 1, whose translation MLARGAYGACDFAPFLLLKRSFANSQILLDNNGPKGKKESKLRDFAMTRYMEYMKQYEQKLEKRFPSAMQVYRLFSEGIKSFYRDLKTFFRIRYILLGNEEDLSSLKRSDIELYNQMPKDMLKISPVLLLSALPFANYVVFPIAYMYPQKFLTSHFWTPEQKNAIELATLKERLKYNSITLKSLKQYSSSVKDKSLHDQWSGVLDILNNGSHPSIEDLIACKPLFVNGPYCLNNLHFSHTYGLLHLHGLRASFSLTQKLIQRAFILREMDAAIGREGGVNSLEMDTLKMLCTIRGLHAADLNKYEIIQWLQKWLQLSNCIERESFSLLLHAPLLLGSNHSNNIKLMQIKKQK comes from the exons ATGCTTGCAAGGGGTGCTTATGGGGCGTGCGATTTCGCCCCCTTTCTTCTGCTCAAGAG GAGTTTTGCGAACAGTCAAATATTGTTGGATAATAATGGCCCCAAAGGAAAAAAAGAAAGTAAATTGAGAGACTTTGCGATGACTCGCTACATGGAATACATGAAACAGTACGAGCAGAAGTTGGAGAAGCGATTCCCATCTGCTATGCAAGTCTACCGTCTATTCAGCGAGGGAATTAAAAGCTTCTACAGAGACTTGAAAACATTCTTTCGAATACGATACATTTTATTAGGCAACGAAGAAGATCTGAGCTCATTGAAGAGAAGTgatattgaattatataatcaAATGCCAAAAGacatgctgaaaatttcacccGTGTTATTACTATCAGCTTTGCCGTTTGCAAACTACGTAGTTTTTCCTATAGC atATATGTACCCGCAGAAGTTTTTGACTTCGCATTTTTGGACCCCCGAACAAAAAAATGCAATCGAATTAGCAACATTGAAAGAAAGACTGAAATATAACAgcataactttaaaaagcttAAAGCAGTACTCTAGTTCAGTAAAAGATAAGAGCTTACACGATCAATGGAGCGGTGTATTAGACATATTAAACAATGGTTCGCATCCGTCGATAGAAGATCTGATAGCATGCAAACCGCTTTTTGTAAATGGTCCATATTGTCTGAACAATCTACACTTCAGCCACACT TATGGATTGTTACATTTGCACGGTCTGAGAGCAAGTTTCTCCCTAACCCAGAAGTTGATCCAAAGGGCCTTTATCCTGCGTGAAATGGATGCAGCTATCGGTCGCGAGGGCGGTGTAAACTCATTAGAAATGGACACTTTAAAAATGTTGTGCACAATACGAGGCTTGCACGCGGCAGACTTGAATAAGTACGAGATCATCCAGTGGCTTCAGAAATGGTTGCAGCTGTCGAATTGCATCGAACGCGAATCATTTTCTTTGTTATTACACGCGCCGCTTTTGTTGGGCTCTAATCATTCgaataatatcaaattgatGCAgattaaaaagcaaaaataa